In Scleropages formosus chromosome 18, fSclFor1.1, whole genome shotgun sequence, one DNA window encodes the following:
- the LOC108919092 gene encoding sialic acid-binding Ig-like lectin 10: protein MTGAQRFILFGCLLKGVLCSQWSVWVPQSVEALNGSCVLIPCSFHIPPEWDKDLEETVKGTWIKGNIRGEIVLDSSVSEQKKGIVTGDLNKKNCTTILYKKWPKKLYFRFEMKSVQYTFPTLVKINTKDFPARPQITPDKVRVKEGDTVSLSCSAPAPCPILPPTLTWTPRLNDSVSVTELQEKEDKTKYVSSVLNFTASYLHHNKEMSCSAVYSLQVDSSEKTSQNSFILDVQYSPKNTSVSVSPAGSQLEGDSVTLNCSSKANPAVKNYMWYTVTHSGNKTVGSGQELIFNASRDGGQYFCGAQNEHGTEDSAIVALDVTYSPQISPPWSCNRTAAEISCSCESRGNPYPTIEWHLSDRLLTNSTDRVIVEEHLGTTGLRSSITMHQKQKDTHTLLCLSRNPLGSFGVSVYIPPYESDSVLIHMVPSLIGTAAGATVMMLVCILFQLFLCFRRRKTRQKHSTRMEDSAKELRVINQSPFKGAEQLYANKAMLPGDTQIVCDGNEEDEDGATTLHYANIDFSSVQSNGKEKGAGVIRGGSQKTTDYAEIRHKCQNNLGVKECKTELQDEEGEYAEVPGTRPGAEGEEKKGGPLLKMENHLCVTINSPEPMEEATPGNIYRS, encoded by the exons ATGACTGGAGCTCAGAGGTTCATTCTCTTTGGCTGCCTGCTGAAAG gtGTTTTGTGCAGTCAGTGGTCAGTGTGGGTGCCTCAGAGTGTAGAAGCTCTGAATGGTTCCTGTGTGCTGATTCCCTGCAGTTTCCACATTCCACCAGAGTGGGACAAAGATCTGGAAGAGACAGTAAAAGGAACATGGATAAAGGGCAATATAAGAGGGGAAATTGTGCTTGATTCCAGTGTTTCAGAACAAAAGAAAGGAATTGTAACTGGTGACTTGAATAAAAAGAACTGTACTACAATACTGTACAAAAAATGGCCTAAGAAGTTATATTTCAGATTTGAGATGAAGTCTGTCCAATATACTTTCCCAACTCTGGTCAAGATTAACACCAAAG ACTTTCCAGCGAGACCCCAGATCACCCCAGACAAAGTGAGGGTGAAGGAGGGGGACACTGTGAGTTTGAGCTGCTCTGCTCCAGCCCCCTGTCCCATACTTCCCCCAACTCTGACATGGACCCCCAGGCTGAATGACAGTGTCAGTGTTACTGAactgcaggagaaggaggatAAAACCAAATATGTGTCTTCTGTGTTGAACTTCACTGCATCGTATCTCCACCATAACAAGGAAATGAGCTGCTCTGCAGTTTACTCACTACAAGTGGACAGCAGTGAGAAAACATCCCAGAACAGTTTCATTCTTGATGTTCAGT ATTCCCCTAAGAACACCTCTGTCTCCGTCAGTCCTGCTGGTTCACAGTTAGAAGGTGATTCAGTGACTCTCAACTGCAGCAGCAAAGCCAACCCAGCAGTGAAGAATTACATGTGGTATACAGTGACTCACAGTGGGAATAAAACAGTGGGATCAGGACAGGAGCTCATCTTTAATGCATCGAGAGATGGTGGACAGTACTTTTGTGGAGCTCAGAATGAACATGGAACTGAAGATTCAGCAATAGTTGCTCTAGATGTGACAT ATTCTCCCCAGATCTCTCCTCCCTGGAGCTGCAACAGGACCGCAGCAGAGATCAGCTGTTCCTGTGAAAGTAGAGGGAATCCCTACCCCACCATAGAGTGGCATCTGTCTGACCGGCTGCTCACTAACTCTACTGACAGAGTCATTGTGGAGGAGCATCTGGGTACCACAGGGCTGAGGAGCTCCATCACCATGCACCAgaaacagaaagacacacacactcttctctgCCTCAGCCGCAACCCTCTTGGCTCCTTTGGTGTCTCTGTTTACATCCCTCCCTATGAGTCTGACTCAG TTCTGATTCACATGGTTCCCTCTCTGATTGGCACTGCTGCAGGAGCTACTGTGATGATGCTTGTTTGCATCTTATTTCAACTTTTTCTGTG TTTTAGGAGGCGGAAGACCAGGCAGAAGCACAGCACTAGGATGGAGGACTCTGCAAAGGAGTTAAGAGTGATAAACCAG AGTCCCTTCAAAGGTGCAGAACAGCTGTATGCCAACAAAGCCATGTTGCCAGGAGATACACAAATCGTGTGTGATGGGAATGAGGAGGATGAAGACGGGGCCACCACTCTCCACTATGCCAACATTGACTTCTCTAGTGTACAGAGCAATGGGAAGGAAAAGGGAGCGGGAGTCATTCGGGGAGGTTCACAAAAAACAACCGACTACGCCGAGATCCGCCACAAATGCCAAAATAACCTTGGAGTCAAGGAatgtaagactgagcttcaggATGAGGAGGGAGAGTATGCTGAAGTGCCAGGGACAAGGCCTGGGGCTgagggagaggagaagaaaggaggACCACTTCTGAAAATGGAGAACCATCTGTGTGTGACCATAAATTCACCTGAACCCATGGAGGAAGCAACACCTGGGAACATCTACAGAAGCTGA